The following are from one region of the Carcharodon carcharias isolate sCarCar2 chromosome 27, sCarCar2.pri, whole genome shotgun sequence genome:
- the LOC121270186 gene encoding zinc finger protein 664-like: MEGKGTILSGEKLYTCPVCGRGFSRSSGLSKHKRSHNGVKPCKCGDCGKGFNHPSELETHRRSHTGERPFTCSICGKGFTQSSHLLRHQRVHTEERPFKCPDCGKCYKGSSDLMSHQRVHTDERPFKCSDCGKCYKSSGELMRHQRVHTDERPFKCLDCGKCYKSSSELMSHQRVHTDERPFECLDCGKCYKSSGELMHHQRVHTDERPFRCSHCGAGFRRSSGLTEHQRTHTGERPFTCMECGKRFTQSSTLLRHQQVHTEERPFKCPDCGKCYKSSGELMIHQRVHTDERPFRCAHCGTGFKQSSQLTKHQRTHTGERPFTCIACGKGFTQSSTLLKHQQVHSEDRQLKCPDCGKCYNRPGAIPPHDTPASSHWGVGVHLDRVWERIHSAIHPDETPASSQVTPGDGFRC, translated from the coding sequence ATGGAAGGAAAAGGCACCATTCTCAGTGGAGAGAAATTATACACGTGCCCTGTGTGTGGACGTGGCTTCAGCCGATCATCTGGTCTGTCGAAGCACAAACGCAGTCACAATGGGGTGAAGCCATGTaagtgtggggactgtgggaagggattcaatcacCCATCggagctggaaactcatcgacgcagccacactggggagaggcctttcACCTGCTCTATATGTGGGAAGGgcttcactcagtcatcccacctgctgagacaccagcgggttcacactgaggagagaccttttaaatgcccagactgcgGGAAGTGCTATAAAGGTTCCAGCGAtctgatgtcccatcaacgtgttcacactgatgagagaccttttaaatgctcaGATTGTGGGAAGTGTTATAAAAGTTCTGGGGAACTGATGCgtcatcaacgtgttcacactgacgagagaccttttaaatgcctggactgtgggaagtgctataaaagttccaGCGAACTGATGTctcatcaacgtgttcacactgacgagagaccttttGAATGCCTGgactgtgggaagtgctataaaagttcagGAGAACTGATGCACCATCAACGTGTTCATACAgatgagagaccattcaggtgctcaCACTGTGGGGCTGGGTTCAGGAGATCATCTGGCCTCACTGAGCACCAGcgaactcacactggggagaggccattcacttgcatggagtgtgggaagagattcactcagtcatccaccctgttgagacaccagcaagttcacactgaggagagaccttttaaatgcccagactgtgggaagtgctataaaagttctggggaactgatgattcatcaacgtgttcacactgatgagagaccattcaggtgcgCTCACTGTGGAACTGGGTTCAAGCAATCATCTCAACTCACTAAACAtcagcgcactcacactggggagaggccgttcacctgcattgcgtgtgggaagggattcactcagtcaagCACTCTGCTGAAACATCAGCAAGttcacagtgaagacagacaattgaaatgcccagactgtgggaagtgctataaTAGACCCGGGGCCATCCCACCTCATgatacaccagcaagttcacactggggagtgggCGTTCATCTTGACCGTGtttgggaaaggattcactcagccATCCACCCTgatgagacaccagcaagttcacaagtgACTCCAGGAGATGGATTtcgctgttaa